GCGCCAACGTGGAAAATTGGTGGAAAACCGTTGAATAAACATATACACTTTTCTAAGAATCTGAAGAATATTGAATTGACATATGCTTCACACCTCTCTCCAAGTCGTCGACTTTTACAAAGTAATAACAGTTCAAACATAGtctcaaatttaatttctatataaaatgGAAGCTGGGTGGAAATGCGAGTTCGAGTTTGGGCAAGTTGGGCTAATATCGGCTAGTATATAGCTTTGTTgataaaagtataaaaaaaataacacaagaAAGAGCACGAAAACTGACGTCTATCCATAGTCATTTATcggcaaaaatatatacgatGATATTCATATTGCCATTTTCACCACGAACTGCAGCTCGTGACCTCGATCCATGGCTGACCAGGCCCACACTCATCTGCCCGCCGTAATGTACATAGCTGAAGCTCACCTACATTTGCAAGAACATAGACTTGCGGGCGGGCGGAGGGGCGGATGCACTCAGCGAACAGTATCAGAAAGTGATCATAAATCTGTATAACCTGTATGTTGATTTTCACCAACTCGCTCGGCACATgcaggtgtgcgtgtgtgtgtgcgtgtgtgtgtgtgcactcaAAAAAATAGTATTCTACATTTGAgcgaaaaaaaggaaaactaaagatgtacttgtttttttttttttttttagaatataTGTTTGAGAGAAGCTACTTGAACGAGCTTAAGAAAATTTATCGAAAAGATACacaaattaagttttctttGTGTACAAGAcatgcgcgtgtgtgtgtgtgtgtgtgtgtgtgtgtgtgtgtgtggctgccaaGCTGGAGTCGCGTTCTGTGTGCCCCCAAATATGAAAAGTGAATTTTTTTGCGGCACTCGCTCCACTTCAGCCTTCGACTTGGACgcctttgtttgttgttgttgttgttgctgttattttcGGTTGACTTTTATGTACACACTTTTGTCTTTGGGTCGCAGTtacttgattttattttatttagttttgtgttgttgtattattatttttttgcgcACTTGGCCTTAATTGCGCATGCGCGCGCACTTTCAATTCCTTTCGGCTGATGACGCGGACGTTGCCACGGCTGCTGCTTGGTGGGaaagggggggagggggggggggggttcaAAACGTGTGGCAAattaaagcagcagcaaaagtagATTTGAAGCGCGGCATTAACGATGCGGCACTGAAATATAATCATATTCATGCTGTTGTCTGGGCTTGGGACAAGGGCTGGGGGTCAGCTGGGCAGGTGGGCAGCTGGGCAGGTGGGGTGTGGCCCAGGAGCAAGAAAGTGAGGCGGGCGAATCCAAACCAAAAATTGCACGAGCCGCTGTTTTGGCCCAGGCCCGGACCCGGTCAAAAAGCAAGTtcatggcaacaacaacaacaacaacaacaagcgagcAGCAGAGCTAAAAGAAGAAGCGAGGCAGAGAACACCGACAAGAGCATACCCTACCATAAATATGTTTCAATTATGAATTCCATTTAAAAGCTATCGGCCATAATGATATATAGAAATCAAAATGATATAAGCCAGCAAACTGTTGCAGGGAGTACCCTTAATGTCATTAGCCCAGGTagccacatacatatgtacatatgaacATATGTATGGCTGACTGCCAGCTAACTGCGGGTTAAATCGAATTGGAATAgttcagcaacagcaaacttGTCCATTCATGCGTAAACTTGCAAAGCCTGAATGAACATGTTTTGCTACCCTGATCTAATTGAAGTGTATCGAGAAAGAAAGaaggaaagaaagaaaaagagcTTTAAGATTGTCTCGCGCTTACAGATTTCTAGAGGCTGCCAGAGGCAGCGAgatgtttttattataaattgtatatatatacatatatatttttttgtttttatatatttatttctttttttttgtttttgtttttttgctacTTTGGTAACAGGTTCGTCGTCGTTGTGGGGAAAAAGTCAAACGGCTCAATAATCGAAGACAGCtccgagtgcgagtgcgagtgcgactCCAACTCCGACGATGGCTGGGCTCACTGGCAGCCGGATAAAATGaggacaacaacagcgacaacttTAATGAGGTTATGTCTAGCTTGTTTGTGtctgtgcaaatgtatgtgcGTCTGTGTAATTGCAACGGTGTTTGCCTATCTGTGTATATTACGGTGCATGTCcgtgtatgcatatgcatacacatgtatgtatgtgtgtgtgtcagctGGGATAGGccagttttggtttttggtttttgttgttcgctTATCTTTTCGTTTTGTGGTTTTTGCTCAAATGCAGCCCCGaaacaaacataaacaaagccaaaaaaaaacacactcacacacacacacaaatgcattgCATATTTGCTTACCTCTTCCTTTGGTCGTAATGCCTGGTACGAGCACTCGTAATTGCTGTTGACTTTTGTTGCCTTGGCTGTTGTTATTAATGTTGCTGCATATTTTTGTTAGCTTACAGCAAAATTGCACAAATCATAAgattacaacaaaaaaaataaccaaaaaaaaaataaacaatcaaAACGCCCAACAACTctataaaatatgcacaaaattCATATGCTTTTCACTTCACACTACAACGAAACcgaatgtaaaaaaaaaaacaaaccatcgataacaaaaacaaatcgtGGCTTGAAAGCAGAAAAAACCGTTGCACGCCTGCGCTTTCAAAATTGTATGGGCAAAGCTTTTTGTGAGACGCAGTCGCAGCGCCAACTTTCACGTACGAGTGTTCAAAGCAAACTgacaacggcgacggcgaaggcgatggcgatggcgatggcgacggcgacgacgacggctCCTCCAATTCGATTGCGACTGCGCCAATCACCGCTGCCGACGAGCAGCTCTGACTGTTTAGCCGTTTTCCAGCTAGATCGGTCGCAATAGATCGGATCTAGCCAcagttaagaaataaaagcTAAGAGCAAACATATTAGTCGTTAAAACATCTGTAATGGCAACCGTTTTAAGTTCTAAGAACTATTATTTTCCACATTTCAGCTACGTACTGAATTTTTGCTATTGCTAAAATTCGATAACTGCCCAGAAAAACTAAGCTGTTAAAACATAACATTTTACGGCTATCAAAGTTGACAGCACTGTTGCGCCTGCTCTATTCGCTTAGTCGGCGGCGTTGCCACTGCGTTGCAATTACACCGACTTATTCGCCGCGACCGCAGTCGTCGTTgctcgccgccgccgccgccgccgccgccgcactTTGCCGACTGATTAGCTGCCGATGCTGGCACAGTGGTCGCTGCCTTGCCTCAGTTAATTTCCTTCAATCTTTGCGGCTTTTTCGCATATGGGTTAGTGCTCAAACATGCATTACGTGTATACATAAGAATGCTTGTACGAATATTTACCTGTACAACTGTACATTCGTAATGGCCGTACGCAAATTGACCCATTAATTTGCCTACGATAGATTGTCATAGCCCATATTCAGATTATCAGCAAagacttatatacatatgtatttatatatgtatgtatacatatcaacacacacacacacacacacacacacatgtcaaCATCAGTGAGCAGACTTTTTCGAAAGACTGTTGTGGCAGATTCACAGTACTTGCTTTCAGGACAGATACATGATACATATTGATATATGCATGGATCGAAACGCTTCAATATCATTCGAAATATAATCACGATCTGTTCGTTGTCGCCGAGTTATTCTGCGATTAGCATGCAAAAAGGTGGCCCAAGCGAGAATTGGCCAATAGAACTTAAGCTCAAGCGGAAGACACTCGCATCACTGAGCTCTTAACTGATTTGATTTCTgcattaaatatgtaaatgtggCCAACACAAAAGGCTGCCAAACGGTTTAAGCTGAACCGGTTCGAGCCCGGAAAACTTTTAAACGAAACATTCAATATCCGAATCATAACACTTTTTCTTCAAAAATGATTCGGTTCAAAAAACCTTTTGATGGCAAGGCAAAAATAACCTACCCTAAATCCTTGGCAGATGTCATGAGTCTAAATCTagagtgtgtgtatataatatatataataattaatttttaaatcttCAGCTACTCTGAACTTTCTGGTTCAGAGATGTGCAAAACCAGGTTCACGAACCGAACGACTCGGTTCCAAATGTGAACCGATTTGAAGTATTTGCCGCCCTGCTAGCAAGATCCTACTTATTCATTGGAATACTTACCTAATCCATTGTTTGTAGATATTCAGCAAGTGTCACATAATAGTACTTAAGACGCTTTTAATTAGCCACAAAAGACACAGTTATCATAACAGCACATTAAGGATATGTGATCCTGTGAGCATGCCTTTACGCTCTAACCTCAAAGGCCTTATAGGTATACTCTTCGATGGCTTTCATATTCTTTATGATGAACTCCTTAACGGCAGCCACGTATTCGGCTGCCGAGGCGATGACCTTTTTGAAGGCCTCAATCACCTTGCCCTCACCCTGCAGCTGGCCCTTGTAGAGATCCTCGGAGACGCGGGTTATGTAACCGCGTAGTCCCAACACTTTTGCCTGGGCAACGGCAAACAGTTCGAACGCCTCCTTTGGCACCTTGCCACGTACCTCAAAATCGCAGGCCATGATCTTTGGCTTGGCTTCGTGCGTTGCCATTTTGCCTGGCTCAAATCAATATTATAATAGATGCCTGAATGAGTGAAATAATTTCGAAAGCCTGCTCCGAACTGAGCCGGGCTCCTAGGTTGCCCCAGTCTTAAGCATGGCCATGGATCTTGGTAGGAGATCGAGGAATAAAAATGACAAcgataaaaaattcaaattaaaatagaaaaaaaataaaaaaataactcGCACTTGCTACTTAGCGTAAATTGGCacataatataattatagcgaaaacaaaacaaaaattaatttaatttaaatcacaACTCGGTTTCAAGTCTATTCTGACTTCAAGTCTCCGTAGAATGTAATTCGTAGCTCAGTCTAAAAGCGATTTATCTCGACTTTGTTGCGCGTCGACTCCTCCCTTAGGATGGGTACCGCGGTGCGGCTGGTGTGGCACCATGAGCACAGGAGGGGGGGTAGGGGTTGAGCATAAAatgattataaattaaataaattgctttTGTTAAATAGCAAAGACAAAGCAACAGAAAAGCACACAcgcaagacacacacacagaagacAATGCAACAAATAAGGTATTtagcaaaaaaagaagaagaaaaaacgtAGAACGCAACGACGCAGAAATACCCTTCAATTCGACTTGATGTAAAGCCCATATTATATTTGACACCCCTTTCATTTCTTGGCTCAAGAAACATTTCCCCCCATATTACAAGCTTCGAGCATTATAATAAAACTTGCCAAGaataattcatatatatatatataactgtgaacttttaatatatcaaatatccatttatccatttttaatacaattattgatttaattgaatgctgttaaaaaaattgtaaatcggAATCATTTGTCAAACTACTTCAGAAACGTGTGAGACTTGATTTTGGAAGTGGATTGGCAAGCAAATGTGAGTTGTACTCAAGGGCAGGTGAGGCTAACGGCGGCTTGGCACGTGACGTCACGCGGCGTGTTTTGAAGCAGTTTTTCCCAGAAAGCTTAGAAAATTCGCTGCACGCAATTATGCGCAATTGCCATTCCACAAAATAGCACggaaattattatataagaCATGACCAGCTCCAGATTAAACAGATAGCAAGTGGCACATAAACATGGACAAgtccatatatacatatatatagatatatatttaatggatATCTGTGAACAGTTTAGGATTCGCTTGTTCGTGCACAGCTGACAATAACTTGGGTGCCATACGgttagagtatatatatatagatatatttgacaggtatacaaaaaaaagttgcatataagtattatatgtatatagatggGTGTACATGATATTCGTATAGTTTACAGAAGATTCATTGTTCGCTTTATGACCCACACAGAAGCCATGAGAATTTCggtttcacaaaaaaaaaattaacaaaaaaaaaaataagtggaCCCCTTGGTTTTGTTTGGGGCTTACGTTCTGCAGATGGATAGCGTGTCCAGTAGAAAGACGGCGCCATTGATGATCATCAGGGAGCCGGCGGCGATGGCGTTGCGCTTGCGATCCTTCAAGAAATCGTATATATCATGCCACTCATCAATGACCAGGGCACCGGAGGCCACGAACAGAATGCAGCCCAGCAGCGAGATTAGGGCATTGAGCCGCTTCTCCACAACCGAATTGATCACGTGTCCTATGCGAAGAGAATTTGGCATTAGCGATTCGGTATTAGGCATTAGTGTTGCATCAACTCGTATACTCACCGATCAGCAGCACGGCGCAGATGATTGTGAAGCCGCCAATGGTGCCGCAGACAATCAATGGACGCTTGCTCAGATCCCCGACAACCTCGTAGAGCACAACGCAGGCAATGGCAATGCCCTGGGATTATAAGAAAATAtgcacaataacaattattcaACTAATTTGGATTAATAACTGTAGCCTGCCTGCAGAACAAATCAAATAACCTTTTTCACCTTGCACAAGGTGCCTAAGTCTATATCACATTGATCTTTAATAATAGTCGATCCGATATAGACAATCATATGgtcaattgaatttattagcATTACAATTTGCAGCAATTCATTTGCGGATTCGAACCAGCTTGCCACATATTTGTATACTCTTGTAGAGGGCGGGTATTTATATCTTATCATGAAACTTGTAACGCATGGAACTAGACATCTGCGagtccataaagtatatatattctagatcagcctAGATCATATAGCCaagttcgtccgtccgtccgtccaccTTTCCGTCTCTGTTTGCAggtatcgatttgtatcgattgcttggagaCGAGgcatgttatcgattatcgaaaataaactCGTACTGCGCGCAGACTAGGAGGATCTATGCTCAAAATATCTTCCATACTCTcccatacatacggacggacacgCGTAGAGaaggacggacatggctagatcgataaatatttacattctTTATGGGATCgtagatgctttcttctgccaaTATACCCTTTCAACCATTTTCAATGTTCACAGGGCTCAAATCGGTTATCAGCAAAACTATTGGCATATGCttatattttgaaattccaACTTGAAATATGttagtttatatatagcttaagtaaataaattcgCAAAATATACAGCTGGCTTTCATGACTAATACTGTGACCTATGTGATTCATCCCGAATTGCGCTAGAAAAGTACATGAGCTCGTTGAAATTGCTTTGGCTTCTGCAAGTTTTATTGGGCATGAAATATGATAAATGTGTCAGCGATAAAAATGGCGGCTGTGGCAAAGGCCAGTACGCCCGAGGCCAAGATGGTGTTCTTTTCGCTGGCAATCTCGTAGCAGTTCATCCAGCGATCGAGTATGATGGCGCCGGTCGAGACGAAGAGCACACAGCCGGCGACCGTGAAGAGTATATCGATGCGTTTGTCCAGTTTGGCGCCCACCAGATGCCCTGCAATTGAAGCGGCAATTCACTCTAACGGCCGCGTCTCCACAATCAATCACATCCATATTATTACCTATGCTCAGGACACTGCAGATGATCAGATAGCCGGTCAGCGTTCCACAGACCAGCATCGCCTGGCTGCTGTAGCTGTGATCCGCCACGCCCTCAATCAAGATTATGATGCTGGCGGTGAAGATCTGTGACGAGGGCTCGAAACATGCATGAGATGCTTGTCGACGGACAATTGTGGAACAGAAGGCACATGGAAACGGACAGACACACGAGCTGGTACAGTAAACTCTACGTGCGGGTGCATtcacaaacattttgatttcttGACACGAACTTGGAGCggaaatatagtatatagaatatatatggaaaTAAGAAGACCATAACCAATTCTTCAATTGAACTTCCACTTGAGGTAAAAGAACATAA
This window of the Drosophila virilis strain 15010-1051.87 chromosome X, Dvir_AGI_RSII-ME, whole genome shotgun sequence genome carries:
- the LOC6631610 gene encoding acylphosphatase-1, producing MATHEAKPKIMACDFEVRGKVPKEAFELFAVAQAKVLGLRGYITRVSEDLYKGQLQGEGKVIEAFKKVIASAAEYVAAVKEFIIKNMKAIEEYTYKAFEVRA
- the LOC6631609 gene encoding protein snakeskin translates to MEFNNRLLLKIIELGIAIACVVLYEVVGDLSKRPLIVCGTIGGFTIICAVLLIGHVINSVVEKRLNALISLLGCILFVASGALVIDEWHDIYDFLKDRKRNAIAAGSLMIINGAVFLLDTLSICRT
- the LOC26531336 gene encoding uncharacterized protein — its product is MFVNAPARRVYCTSSCVCPFPCAFCSTIVRRQASHACFEPSSQIFTASIIILIEGVADHSYSSQAMLVCGTLTGYLIICSVLSIGHLVGAKLDKRIDILFTVAGCVLFVSTGAIILDRWMNCYEIASEKNTILASGVLAFATAAIFIADTFIIFHAQ